Proteins co-encoded in one Phycodurus eques isolate BA_2022a chromosome 14, UOR_Pequ_1.1, whole genome shotgun sequence genomic window:
- the slc2a2 gene encoding solute carrier family 2, facilitated glucose transporter member 2 isoform X1 — protein MESGKELTGTLALAVLTAALGSLQYGYSMGVINAPQRVIERHYGRSLGVRPLEAAVMSANGSLPGDAEQEQDHPSVFMYWSLSVAIFSVGGVLSSFLVGFVGDLRGRVKGMLMVNVLAVAGGLLMGLCKMWKPHIMVIAGRAIMGFYCGLTSGLVPMYIGEIAPKAYRGALGTIHQLAIVIGILISQVIGLDFILGNDDMWPLLLGLSGAPAVLQSLLLPLCPESPRYLYILLGKELEAQESLHRLKGAYDASADLEEMRREKEEADKVARVSISSLMCSSLYRRQLFVALMMHLSQQLSGINAIFYYSTAIFSGAGISQPVYATIGVGAINTIVTLVSVVLVDRAGRRTLMLAGLGGMCFCAVAMTIGLKFQMAYAWMSYVSMSAIFLFVAFFEIGPGPIPWFIVAELFSQGPRPAAIALAGCCNWTSNFIVGMAFPYIQNWLGAYVFLLFAALLLGFTAFTYLRVPETKGKNFEEIAALFRKGGEKVPPDAKSDDVELQQLKTPTCA, from the exons ATGGAGTCGGGAAAG GAGCTGACGGGTACGTTGGCGTTGGCCGTCTTGACGGCGGCGTTGGGCTCCCTGCAATACGGTTACAGCATGGGAGTCATCAACGCGCCGCAACGG GTGATCGAGAGACACTACGGGCGCTCGCTGGGCGTGCGGCCCCTTGAAGCCGCCGTGATGTCGGCAAACGGCAGCCTCCCGGGAGACGCCGAGCAGGAGCAGGACCACCCGTCCGTGTTCATGTACTGGTCTCTGTCTGTGGCCATCTTCTCCGTCGGCGGGGTGCTCTCCTCCTTCCTGGTGGGATTCGTGGGAGACCTGAGAGGCAG GGTGAAGGGCATGCTGATGGTCAACGTGCTGGCCGTGGCTGGCGGCCTCCTGATGGGACTGTGCAAGATGTGGAAGCCTCACATCATGGTGATCGCGGGCCGCGCCATCATGGGCTTTTACTGCG gcttGACGTCTGGCCTGGTGCCCATGTACATTGGCGAGATCGCACCCAAAGCTTACCGAGGGGCCCTGGGGACTATCCACCAGCTGGCGATCGTCATCGGCATCCTCATCAGCCAG GTCATCGGCTTGGACTTCATCCTGGGTAACGATGACATGTGGCCCCTGCTCCTGGGGCTCTCGGGGGCCCCCGCCGTGTTGCAGTCCCTCCTGCTGCCGCTGTGCCCCGAGAGCCCGCGCTACCTCTACATCCTGCTGGGCAAGGAACTCGAGGCTCAGGAAA GTCTGCATCGCCTGAAGGGGGCGTACGACGCGTCGGCCGATCTGGAAGAAATGCGGAgggagaaggaggaggcggACAAGGTGGCTCGGGTCTCCATCTCGTCTTTG ATGTGCTCGTCGCTGTACAGGCGCCAGCTGTTTGTCGCTCTCATGATGCACTTGTCTCAGCAGCTGTCGGGCATCAACGCG ATTTTTTACTACTCCACGGCAATCTTCTCCGGGGCCGGCATCAGTCAGCCCGTCTATGCCACCATCGGCGTCGGCGCCATCAACACCATCGTCACTCTGGTGTCT GTGGTGCTCGTGGACCGGGCCGGCAGGCGCACGCTGATGCTAGCCGGCCTGGGCGGCATGTGCTTCTGCGCCGTTGCCATGACGATCGGCCTCAAATTCCAG ATGGCGTACGCCTGGATGAGCTACGTTAGCATGTCGGCCATCTTCCTTTTCGTGGCCTTCTTTGAGATCGGGCCCGGTCCGATTCCGTGGTTCATCGTGGCCGAGTTGTTCAGCCAGGGCCCCCGCCCGGCGGCCATCGCGCTTGCCGGCTGCTGCAACTGGACCAGCAACTTCATCGTCGGCATGGCCTTTCCCTACATACAG AACTGGCTGGGTGCGTACGTCTTCCTCCTGTTTGCCGCTCTGCTTTTGGGCTTCACCGCCTTCACGTACCTGCGAGTGCCGGAGACCAAGGGCAAGAACTTCGAGGAGATCGCCGCCCTGTTCCGGAAGGGCGGGGAAAAGGTGCCGCCCGACGCCAAGAGCGACGACGTCGAATTGCAGCAGCTCAAAACACCGACGTGCGCTTGA
- the slc2a2 gene encoding solute carrier family 2, facilitated glucose transporter member 2 isoform X2, producing MESGKLTGTLALAVLTAALGSLQYGYSMGVINAPQRVIERHYGRSLGVRPLEAAVMSANGSLPGDAEQEQDHPSVFMYWSLSVAIFSVGGVLSSFLVGFVGDLRGRVKGMLMVNVLAVAGGLLMGLCKMWKPHIMVIAGRAIMGFYCGLTSGLVPMYIGEIAPKAYRGALGTIHQLAIVIGILISQVIGLDFILGNDDMWPLLLGLSGAPAVLQSLLLPLCPESPRYLYILLGKELEAQESLHRLKGAYDASADLEEMRREKEEADKVARVSISSLMCSSLYRRQLFVALMMHLSQQLSGINAIFYYSTAIFSGAGISQPVYATIGVGAINTIVTLVSVVLVDRAGRRTLMLAGLGGMCFCAVAMTIGLKFQMAYAWMSYVSMSAIFLFVAFFEIGPGPIPWFIVAELFSQGPRPAAIALAGCCNWTSNFIVGMAFPYIQNWLGAYVFLLFAALLLGFTAFTYLRVPETKGKNFEEIAALFRKGGEKVPPDAKSDDVELQQLKTPTCA from the exons ATGGAGTCGGGAAAG CTGACGGGTACGTTGGCGTTGGCCGTCTTGACGGCGGCGTTGGGCTCCCTGCAATACGGTTACAGCATGGGAGTCATCAACGCGCCGCAACGG GTGATCGAGAGACACTACGGGCGCTCGCTGGGCGTGCGGCCCCTTGAAGCCGCCGTGATGTCGGCAAACGGCAGCCTCCCGGGAGACGCCGAGCAGGAGCAGGACCACCCGTCCGTGTTCATGTACTGGTCTCTGTCTGTGGCCATCTTCTCCGTCGGCGGGGTGCTCTCCTCCTTCCTGGTGGGATTCGTGGGAGACCTGAGAGGCAG GGTGAAGGGCATGCTGATGGTCAACGTGCTGGCCGTGGCTGGCGGCCTCCTGATGGGACTGTGCAAGATGTGGAAGCCTCACATCATGGTGATCGCGGGCCGCGCCATCATGGGCTTTTACTGCG gcttGACGTCTGGCCTGGTGCCCATGTACATTGGCGAGATCGCACCCAAAGCTTACCGAGGGGCCCTGGGGACTATCCACCAGCTGGCGATCGTCATCGGCATCCTCATCAGCCAG GTCATCGGCTTGGACTTCATCCTGGGTAACGATGACATGTGGCCCCTGCTCCTGGGGCTCTCGGGGGCCCCCGCCGTGTTGCAGTCCCTCCTGCTGCCGCTGTGCCCCGAGAGCCCGCGCTACCTCTACATCCTGCTGGGCAAGGAACTCGAGGCTCAGGAAA GTCTGCATCGCCTGAAGGGGGCGTACGACGCGTCGGCCGATCTGGAAGAAATGCGGAgggagaaggaggaggcggACAAGGTGGCTCGGGTCTCCATCTCGTCTTTG ATGTGCTCGTCGCTGTACAGGCGCCAGCTGTTTGTCGCTCTCATGATGCACTTGTCTCAGCAGCTGTCGGGCATCAACGCG ATTTTTTACTACTCCACGGCAATCTTCTCCGGGGCCGGCATCAGTCAGCCCGTCTATGCCACCATCGGCGTCGGCGCCATCAACACCATCGTCACTCTGGTGTCT GTGGTGCTCGTGGACCGGGCCGGCAGGCGCACGCTGATGCTAGCCGGCCTGGGCGGCATGTGCTTCTGCGCCGTTGCCATGACGATCGGCCTCAAATTCCAG ATGGCGTACGCCTGGATGAGCTACGTTAGCATGTCGGCCATCTTCCTTTTCGTGGCCTTCTTTGAGATCGGGCCCGGTCCGATTCCGTGGTTCATCGTGGCCGAGTTGTTCAGCCAGGGCCCCCGCCCGGCGGCCATCGCGCTTGCCGGCTGCTGCAACTGGACCAGCAACTTCATCGTCGGCATGGCCTTTCCCTACATACAG AACTGGCTGGGTGCGTACGTCTTCCTCCTGTTTGCCGCTCTGCTTTTGGGCTTCACCGCCTTCACGTACCTGCGAGTGCCGGAGACCAAGGGCAAGAACTTCGAGGAGATCGCCGCCCTGTTCCGGAAGGGCGGGGAAAAGGTGCCGCCCGACGCCAAGAGCGACGACGTCGAATTGCAGCAGCTCAAAACACCGACGTGCGCTTGA